In a single window of the Dreissena polymorpha isolate Duluth1 unplaced genomic scaffold, UMN_Dpol_1.0 chrUn031, whole genome shotgun sequence genome:
- the LOC127863735 gene encoding FMRFamide receptor-like, whose amino-acid sequence MDFASLITIREFRENYTYSNDDNTSTDVTQLTSKSLHLTRLVVQTYLVPIVVTFGLVGNLLNILVLVNPKMRSSTNVYLLSLAVCDSLYLLFCLTLSFLHCSNKRLSRNTLAYIPIARVLSDIFGNTAVWLTVWFTLERFVAAKLPMKGKAWCTVSKAKVAIVAIFITCAINTSPEFFETTIVSITELGSNETDYFICKNTEFAELHSYQFGYYWWFVTIFTFTPLVLLSVFNSLLIKTVWEANKRRQILLQTRVMGETQKYNREQQLVTMMLIVVVLIFIICQTPQAVLLIYRSNVQTNGQSVSMDFIRIAGNICNFLVQVNASVNFILYSYFSSKFRNILKTLVCRCYDSRMKTITTRSFAESFRGHNSTMSRSTFRLTVTATSSIKCRKCEYNSVRIHL is encoded by the coding sequence ATGGATTTCGCAAGTTTAATAACTATTCGTGAGTTTAGAGAAAATTACACCTATTCAAATGATGACAATACCTCTACCGACGTCACACAACTGACTTCAAAAAGTTTACACTTGACACGGCTAGTGGTACAGACGTATTTGGTGCCTATTGTAGTCACGTTCGGCCTGGTCGGGAACCTTTTAAACATTTTGGTGCTGGTTAATCCTAAAATGCGATCGTCAACAAATGTTTATCTCTTGTCTTTAGCCGTCTGCGATTCTTTATACCTACTTTTTTGCCTTACTCTTTCGTTTTTACACTGTTCAAACAAGCGCCTTTCAAGGAACACTTTGGCCTACATTCCTATTGCCAGAGTTCTTTCGGACATATTCGGAAACACTGCAGTGTGGTTGACCGTTTGGTTTACATTGGAGAGATTCGTTGCAGCAAAGTTACCAATGAAAGGAAAAGCATGGTGTACCGTGAGTAAAGCGAAAGTAGCCATTGTCGCCATATTTATTACATGTGCGATCAACACATCTCCGGAATTCTTTGAGACGACAATAGTTTCAATTACAGAATTGGGATCCAACGAAACGGACTACTTTATATGTAAAAATACCGAATTCGCTGAATTGCACAGCTATCAATTTGGATATTATTGGTGGTTTGTGACCATATTTACTTTTACTCCTTTAGTTCTGCTTTCGGTATTTAACAGTCTTCTGATCAAAACCGTATGGGAGGCGAACAAAAGGCGTCAAATATTGTTACAAACAAGAGTTATGGGCGAGACGCAGAAATATAACAGAGAACAGCAATTGGTTACTATGATGTTGATTGTAGTTGTCCTTATCTTTATTATATGTCAAACACCACAGGCAGTGCTTTTGATTTATAGATCGAACGTCCAAACCAATGGTCAATCCGTTAGCATGGATTTTATTCGAATTGCAGGTAACATTTGCAATTTTTTGGTGCAAGTAAACGCTTCAGTGAACTTTATACTGTACTCATACTTTAGTTCCAAATTTAGAAATATTCTCAAGACGCTGGTCTGCAGATGCTACGATTCAAGAATGAAAACTATAACTACAAGGTCGTTTGCAGAAAGCTTTCGGGGACATAACTCCACCATGTCACGATCTACCTTTAGATTAACAGTGACTGCAACGTCTTCTATCAAATGCAGGAAATGTGAATATAATAGCGTAAGAATACATTTGTAA